One Triticum dicoccoides isolate Atlit2015 ecotype Zavitan chromosome 5B, WEW_v2.0, whole genome shotgun sequence genomic window carries:
- the LOC119312064 gene encoding putative disease resistance RPP13-like protein 1 isoform X3 produces MGMVLEAFAPYVMKMLVEMAQEEVGMLLGVSSEIESMDIMLGDLTNFLADADQRNLTDESVRDWVAQLTRAMYGATDIIDLCQLKAMESGQAYGMGCFNPLLFCIKEPFHAHDIGIRIKEFNRRLDAIRERGAAFNFVSLGSLEDHGGEVHTSYPCNRETSGELDQWNVVGEKIEEATEALVADIIKTRNEVNNDIAVVAIVGGCGIGKTTLAQKVFNDEAIQAGFDKRIWLSVNKNFQKAELLKTAIIEAGGDLLHHGNEALLVQRLGSSLEGKKVLLVMDDVWSPEPWDHVLRVPFLNGAVQGSRVLITTRNEGVARRMRAEHPYHRVDKLGPEDAWSLLKKQIISSEIDEPEIDMLKDIGLQIIANCGGLPLAVKVMGGLLCQRDRRQRDWEVLLNDSSPGYEMPKEINYSVYLSYEDLPPYLKQCFLHYSLLPTNTVFYENDIVGMWISEGFLHGNSQDLEGYLDLEDLGSEYYNKLIRRNLIEPDARYTSQRVCNMNDVVRSFAQSICRDEALVVAHNGDMYGYLSSRNFYRVSLQSKGLESDMLVWSLVQEQTSLRMLVSIGQIKLKPGDSLMAFPTLRILHIESTNAAAFVESLCQLKHLSYLSVAHTDVSSLPENINTMKFLQHINLQGCESFEKLPDGIIKLEQLRYLNLNDTGINVIPWGFHGLINLRKLYGFPAHMDGDWCSLEELRPLSQLREIGLKGLENIAAPSFAAQARLGEKVHLTYLKLECTSRSGGDELVKEGRGVFQDEEKQRIGAVFDRLAPPHCLSILDIQGYFGLQLPIWMRTTEVILLESLVVLTMVDLACCTQLPSRLCRLPNLRILKIQRAPAISRVGPEFLGAHEGHIQELIMFPRLRELVFFRMVEWEEWVWEKQVNAQAMPVLEELLLDNCKLSSLPPGLAFHARALKRLVITAAVNLSSLDSFASVVELDVYFTPQLRSITDLHELQKLTIAFCPKLERLIRVPAIRRLVLEDYDMETLPGYLQDVGNLGVLQLDCSAELLTSIALGKPGPEWKKYSHVKHVKAYAHDGGNRRKWYVLYTKHPYKLETNISQHSSKLAAVGKDEDKLIGKDEEYIIGINSLNDSVNEDNRELVGIHKPCEDLIKLLMCGDEKELKVVSICGTGGLGKTTIARAVYRKIANEFSCKAFVDVPRDPDIKVNIGTICGEVGCPRPKFEECDVQQLLDRLKIFFEEKRYLIILDGMWTTSVWDQILPALKENKHGSRIMITTQNASIAEHVGGLYHLPLLSYNDSNMLFFQRTLFGSERHCPPQFRELSKKMISRCGLLPLAIIVVTDLLPKVMVLDEWQKVCDSIEMGDNMENIRRVLQHTYDDLPQDLQRCLLCLGIFPEGYEIGRDSLVQRWIAENLICGERGQNLQELVCQFTRILLLYYLPYNNKQISQAR; encoded by the exons ATGGGGATGGTCCTTGAGGCTTTTGCACCCTACGTGATGAAAATGCTCGTGGAGATGGCACAAGAAGAGGTGGGGATGCTCCTCGGTGTCTCCAGCGAGATCGAGAGCATGGATATCATGCTCGGCGACCTCACGAACTTCCTTGCCGATGCCGATCAGCGGAACCTCACAGATGAATCCGTTCGGGACTGGGTTGCGCAACTCACACGCGCCATGTATGGGGCAACCGACATCATTGACCTCTGCCAGCTCAAGGCCATGGAAAGTGGTCAAGCTTATGGCATGGGGTGTTTTAATCCTTTGCTGTTCTGTATAAAGGAACCTTTCCATGCCCACGACATTGGCATCCGCATCAAGGAGTTCAACCGGAGGCTTGACGCAATCAGGGAGCGTGGCGCTGCATTCAACTTCGTAAGTCTTGGTTCCCTCGAGGACCATGGAGGCGAGGTGCACACATCTTATCCCTGCAATCGCGAGACTTCAGGAGAGCTTGACCAGTGGAATGTGGTTGGGGAGAAGATCGAAGAAGCCACAGAGGCATTAGTGGCCGATATCATAAAAACAAGAAATGAGGTCAACAACGACATCGCGGTAGTCGCCATCGTAGGCGGGTGTGGGATTGGCAAGACCACCCTTGCGCAGAAGGTCTTCAATGACGAGGCCATCCAAGCTGGGTTCGACAAGAGGATATGGCTGAGCGTCAACAAGAACTTCCAAAAGGCTGAGCTTCTGAAAACCGCAATCATCGAAGCCGGAGGTGACTTATTACATCATGGAAATGAGGCCTTGCTTGTGCAAAGGCTTGGCTCGTCCTTGGAAGGGAAGAAGGTCTTGCTGGTGATGGATGATGTTTGGAGCCCCGAACCATGGGACCATGTGCTCAGAGTACCATTTCTAAATGGTGCTGTGCAAGGTAGTCGAGTGCTCATCACCACGAGAAATGAAGGTGTTGCCCGTAGGATGAGAGCCGAGCATCCCTACCACCGTGTAGATAAATTAGGTCCAGAAGATGCCTGGTCATTGCTGAAGAAACAG ATAATCTCCAGCGAGATAGATGAACCCGAGATTGATATGCTAAAGGATATTGGATTGCAAATTATAGCAAATTGTGGTGGTTTGCCACTTGCTGTTAAAGTGATGGGAGGATTGTTGTGTCAGAGGGACAGGCGACAGCGTGACTGGGAGGTGCTTCTGAATGATTCAAGTCCAGGATATGAAATGCCCAAGGAGATAAACTACTCAGTGTACTTGAGCTATGAAGATCTGCCACCTTATCTGAAGCAGTGCTTTCTGCACTACTCACTTCTTCCTACAAATACAGTGTTCTATGAGAATGACATTGTTGGCATGTGGATTAGCGAAGGTTTTCTTCACGGAAACTCACAGGATTTGGAAGGTTATTTAGATTTGGAAGATTTAGGAAGTGAGTACTACAACAAGCTTATACGGAGGAACCTTATAGAGCCAGATGCAAGGTACactagtcaacgggtttgcaacatgaATGATGTTGTTCGCTCATTTGCTCAATCCATTTGTAGGGATGAGGCACTAGTAGTGGCTCACAATGGAGATATGTATGGTTATCTTAGTTCAAGAAACTTTTATCGGGTGTCTCTACAAAGCAAAGGATTGGAGTCAGATATGTTAGTCTGGAGTCTTGTACAAGAACAGACATCATTGCGAATGCTAGTATCAATTGGCCAGATAAAGCTTAAACCTGGTGATTCTTTGATGGCTTTTCCAACTCTGCGAATCCTACATATAGAATCCACAAATGCTGCTGCGTTTGTTGAATCTTTGTGTCAACTGAAGCACCTGAGCTATTTGTCTGTAGCACACACTGATGTATCTAGTCTTCCAGAAAACATCAACACGATGAAATTCTTGCAGCATATTAACCTCCAGGGCTGTGAAAGTTTTGAGAAACTTCCTGATGGCATTATAAAGCTAGAGCAGCTTAGGTATCTAAACCTTAATGACACAGGTATAAATGTTATACCTTGGGGTTTTCATGGTCTAATAAATTTGAGGAAATTATATGGGTTTCCAGCCCATATGGATGGTGACTGGTGTAGTCTGGAAGAGTTGAGGCCTCTTTCCCAGTTAAGAGAAATTGGATTGAAGGGTTTAGAGAATATAGCTGCTCCCTCATTTGCCGCACAGGCCAGGCTTGGTGAGAAGGTGCATCTTACCTACTTGAAGTTAGAGTGCACCAGCAGATCGGGAGGTGATGAGTTGGTTAAGGAAGGAAGAGGTGTTTTTCAGGATGAAGAAAAACAACGAATTGGGGCGGTGTTTGATAGGCTCGCCCCACCACACTGCTTAAGCATTCTTGACATCCAAGGATACTTTGGTCTGCAGCTCCCAATTTGGATGAGAACAAcagaagtgatccttcttgaaagcTTGGTTGTTCTGACGATGGTAGATTTGGCTTGCTGCACCCAGCTTCCATCTCGCTTGTGCCGGCTTCCCAACTTGAGGATCCTTAAGATTCAACGAGCCCCAGCCATCAGCCGTGTTGGGCCTGAATTCCTAGGAGCTCACGAAGGTCATATCCAAGAGTTGATCATGTTTCCTAGATTGCGTGAGCTGGTCTTCTTTCGAATGGTGGAGTGGGAGGAGTGGGTGTGGGAGAAGCAAGTAAATGCGCAAGCCATGCCTGTCCTGGAGGAGCTTCTGCTCGATAACTGCAAACTCAGTAGCCTTCCTCCTGgccttgccttccacgcaagggcTTTGAAACGACTGGTCATTACTGCGGCTGTAAACCTCAGCTCTCTTGATAGTTTTGCCTCTGTTGTTGAGCTTGACGTGTATTTCACTCCACAGCTGAGAAGTATAACTGATCTGCATGAACTCCAGAAGCTTACAATCGCATTCTGCCCAAAGCTCGAGAGATTGATTCGTGTTCCTGCAATCCGAAGACTTGTGCTGGAGGATTATGACATGGAAACACTCCCGGGATACCTTCAAGATGTAGGGAACCTGGGCGTTTTGCAGCTAGACTGCAGCGCAGAGCTTCTCACGTCCATAGCATTGGGCAAACCTGGACCAGAGTGGAAAAAGTACAGCCATGTCAAGCATGTCAAGGCATATGCACATGATGGGGGCAATCGAAGGAAATGGTACGTCTTATACACAAAACATCCCTACAAATTAGAGACGAACATCAGCCAACACTCATCCAAACTGGCAG CTGTTGGCAAAGATGAAGACAAGCTTATTGGCAAAGATGAAGAATACATTATTGGCATAAACAGCTTAAATGACTCAG TCAACGAAGATAACCGAGAACTTGTTGGAATTCATAAGCCATGCGAGGATCTAATCAAGTTGCTGATGTGTGGCGATGAGAAAGAACTAAAAGTGGTCTCCATTTGTGGAACTGGGGGTTTGGGTAAAACCACTATTGCACGTGCAGTTTATAGGAAGATTGCAAATGAATTCAGTTGTAAAGCTTTTGTTGACGTGCCCCGTGATCCTGACATAAAAGTGAATATTGGGACCATATGTGGTGAAGTTGGTTGTCCTCGTCCCAAGTTTGAAGAATGTGATGTTCAACAACTACTCGACCGACTCAAAATATTCTTTGAAGAGAAAAG GTACTTAATCATTTTGGATGGTATGTGGACCACATCAGTATGGGATCAAATTCTGCCTGCACTGAAAGAGAATAAACATGGAAGTAGAATAATGATTACAACTCAGAATGCCAGTATTGCTGAACATGTTGGTGGTCTTTATCATCTGCCACTTCTTTCTTACAATGATTCAAATATGTTATTCTTCCAAAGAACATTATTTGGGAGTGAACGTCATTGTCCTCCTCAATTTAGAGAATTGTCCAAGAAAATGATAAGCAGATGTGGACTGTTACCATTAGCCATCATTGTCGTAACTGATTTACTGCCTAAAGTTATGGTGTTAGATGAATGGCAAAAGGTGTGCGATTCTATTGAAATGGGTGACAATATGGAGAATATCAGAAGAGTTTTACAACACACTTAtgatgatctacctcaagatctccAGAGATGCTTGCTGTGTCTAGGTATTTTCCCAGAGGGCTATGAGATTGGAAGAGATAGTTTGGTGCAGAGATGGATAGCTGAAAATTTAATATGTGGGGAGCGTGGACAGAACTTACAGGAACTGG TTTGCCAGTTCACAAGAATTTTGTTACTATATTACCTGCCCTACAACAACAAACAGATCTCTCAAGCAAGGTAG